The proteins below come from a single Elusimicrobiota bacterium genomic window:
- the rpsG gene encoding 30S ribosomal protein S7 has translation MPRKPLRPKERRKNFMPDARYNSVLLGKFLNKLNFSGQKSVAERIIYSAFNLIKDKLKEDPLKVFIQAIENVRPLLEVKARRVGGATYQVPVETARERSETIAMRWLIQYAQEKKGVPMHKKLADELMAAYKKEGSAMKKREDTHKMADANKAFAHYRW, from the coding sequence ATGCCAAGAAAACCGCTTAGACCAAAAGAAAGAAGAAAAAACTTTATGCCTGATGCCAGGTATAATAGCGTGCTCTTAGGAAAATTTTTAAACAAATTAAATTTCAGCGGGCAGAAGTCTGTAGCTGAAAGAATAATCTATAGCGCATTCAATTTGATCAAAGATAAATTAAAAGAAGACCCGTTAAAGGTTTTTATACAAGCGATAGAAAATGTAAGGCCGCTGCTGGAAGTAAAAGCCAGGCGTGTAGGCGGAGCTACTTATCAGGTACCTGTTGAGACGGCACGCGAGAGAAGCGAAACAATAGCGATGAGATGGTTAATACAGTATGCCCAGGAAAAGAAAGGCGTACCGATGCATAAAAAACTTGCAGATGAATTAATGGCGGCCTACAAGAAAGAAGGCTCTGCGATGAAAAAAAGGGAAGATACTCATAAAATGGCAGATGCAAACAAAGCTTTTGCCCATTATAGATGGTAA
- the rpsL gene encoding 30S ribosomal protein S12: MPTVNQLVKFGRTKEGIKTKSPALRGCPQRRGVCTRVYTTTPKKPNSALRKVARVKLTTGVEVTAYIPGVGHNLQEHSIVLVRGGRVKDLPGVRYHIIRGVLDAGGVDGRKQGRSKYGAKMPKVG, translated from the coding sequence ATGCCAACAGTAAATCAATTAGTAAAATTTGGACGAACAAAAGAAGGAATAAAAACAAAGTCACCGGCGCTCAGAGGGTGCCCGCAGCGCAGAGGCGTATGTACCCGTGTTTACACAACAACTCCTAAAAAGCCAAATTCTGCTTTAAGAAAAGTGGCCAGGGTGAAACTGACCACCGGAGTGGAAGTTACAGCATATATACCTGGAGTCGGCCACAATCTGCAGGAACATTCAATTGTTCTGGTAAGAGGCGGAAGAGTTAAAGATTTGCCGGGTGTCAGGTATCATATTATCCGCGGCGTGCTGGATGCCGGCGGGGTAGACGGAAGAAAACAGGGAAGATCAAAATACGGCGCGAAAATGCCAAAAGTAGGATAG